A window of Syngnathoides biaculeatus isolate LvHL_M chromosome 9, ASM1980259v1, whole genome shotgun sequence contains these coding sequences:
- the cd7al gene encoding cd7 antigen-like, producing MNPSGCPTLSSNLCRRQSRRLPKSVFFTCAFFCVSSARRHSLPAAAGGRFGGAPLRHPAQEALHFGLLPEAHVASPRPSSFQVHRQRGVRQRPRRRTAPGGGGDPSSRSLTVTLSELTANDTDRYECEFVVARPSSEDELVPGDTEFFLLVNAAKTGRIEVCEGGSAVVPCLPPRGEDLPVEGARLIRRRGPAPAELLYHTKRHSGEGQVSASSRFQLGSAPGPGGFTYNLTLRHLRPQDGGLYSCQLLLRGLPDASVSLDASRAVFVSVEGPCGCSNYPTLLYALSSAVLVLIVLLTLMLIYHKRARSRAASRPAVPIYEEMAGVKTRDKLDDGEGSEYRNCKMKKTCTENHYETPIRSAF from the exons ATGAATCCCAGCGGCTGTCCGACCTTATCTTCGAATCTGTGCCGCCGGCAATCACGGCGACTCCCCAAGTCCGTCTTCTTTACGTGCGCCTTTTTCTGCGTCTCAAGTGCGCGGCGACATTCACTTCCTGCAGCGGCAGGAGGGCGATTCGGTGGAGCTCCGCTGCGCCATCCAGCCCAGGAGGCGCTCCACTTTGGGCTTCTCCCTGAAGCGCACGTGGCGTCACCCCGGCCAAGTTCTTTTCAAGTACACCGGCAGCGAGGCGTACGTCAACGCCCCCGCCGACGGACGGCGCCTGGCGGTGGCGGCGACCCCAGCAGCCGCTCTCTGACCGTCACCTTGTCCGAGCTGACGGCCAACGACACGGACCGCTACGAATGCGAGTTCGTGGTGGCCCGCCCGTCTTCTGAGGACGAGCTCGTGCCGGGAGACACCGAATTTTTCCTACTGGTCAATGCCG CAAAAACGGGGCGCATCGAAGTGTGTGAGGGGGGCTCGGCCGTGGTCCCCTGCCTGCCCCCTCGCGGCGAGGACCTTCCGGTGGAGGGCGCGAGGCTGATACGGCGGAGGGGCCCTGCTCCGGCGGAGCTGCTCTACCACACCAAGCGGCACTCCGGCGAAGGCCAAGTGTCCGCGTCCTCGCGGTTCCAGCTGGGCTCGGCCCCGGGCCCCGGGGGCTTCACGTACAACCTCACCCTGCGACACCTGCGGCCGCAGGACGGCGGCCTGTACAGCTGCCAGCTCCTCTTGCGGGGGCTCCCCGACGCCAGCGTCTCGCTAGACGCGAGCCGAGCCGTCTTTGTTTCGGTGGAAG GTCCATGCGGCTGCTCCAACTACCCAACTCTGCTGTACGCGTTGTCCTCCGCCGTGCTGGTCCTCATCGTACTCCTCACGTTAATGCTCATCTATCAC AAACGAGCACGCAGCCGGGCGGCCTCACGCCCTGCGGTGCCCATCTACGAGGAGATGGCCGGCGTGAAGACTCGAGACAAGCTGGACGACGGCGAGGGGTCCGAGTACAGGAActgcaaaatgaagaaaaccTGCACGGAAAACCATTACGAAACTCCCATCCGGTCAGCTTTCTAA
- the LOC133505875 gene encoding kinetochore protein Nuf2-like, with product MAENAVPVRPVDTILDFYRQEVLTVEEGKHFVKSDLVPTPKPEAIQTVYMRMLNLLFRFKAECHFMWGPPCFQW from the exons ATGGCGGAAAACGCGGTTCCCGTCCGCCCCGTGGACACGATATTGGATTTTTACCGCCAGGAGGTCCTGACCGTCGAAGAGGGGAAGCACTTCGTCAAGAGCGACCTGGTTCCGACTCCGAAG CCAGAAGCCATTCAAACAGTCTACATGAGGATGTTGAATCTACTTTTTCGTTTCAAAGCAGAATGTCACTTCATG tggGGTCCACCGTGTTTCCAATGGTGA